One window from the genome of Vespula pensylvanica isolate Volc-1 chromosome 19, ASM1446617v1, whole genome shotgun sequence encodes:
- the LOC122635729 gene encoding flocculation protein FLO11-like isoform X9, whose product MFHVCTIGQKDLVSDEIMDIRFLCLNGTIFDQETRVCERVDEVDCSKSEQFYNLNLELYGNNAVTFGLHESDDEDNPSESVENNQRTTSVHPTAGTTTTTTSRPSKPSTTTARGSYQHSTGYPQQQFRQGYHHQYILHNDERNDNQATSYQLFSNQGVSSTTVQEVPQAHQIRFSSTASPQIIRNEPSTISPLFHITSSTIQTLLDRNPSNPALINPIYNNHGIVSTTESFNVHNPRDTSEYRDNEHRKHSITPLEAIQSTNKGKVSKLSISPVPSQQEEQKDSQTSSQQRISSNILPTPASVETTIKSFYPTPRTSPKPLPSTSSNGQIIQHIHVPPPIPVPQLKPHHITINLPPPDIQRIIQNPPPPLLPSQSRVIVTAKASVSDETGRPLNTTQLVTIPLPTIPATYDDYKEGDESFDPFYRDVPKLRNHRRAILRKVEKGHRRKRFLTELDDSSTTYKETNLNSRVHGVDSVDRNLRRLKRTSIFDDKRLKEDRKIDIRNSDGNKNAEKNSESRVRIKNGHTLEDLETKASRHINLNSDEEEEEEEEEEEEEEEEEEEEEKDQDEKIFEHVQKESEENVENIHSSSIEVLDLNEYTDSETDSNVDTTTELAASINNTNTNDDNSFEVTWFLNSNTTKTPDVDSDIVSYNDSDKFNKNEQEREIKIVSDMGIKRITNSDIFTSEEDSNKNVDKKSSTNKIAKPLSIVRNSNISSVDKKEPETTSYGNPEDKIINDNKDYLYDEEDDEVENHSERTDKKSNNEKIISSKIMEDLITTTEIVDTSRIDTPTKKLHSRISRRKMSAKRKHQKENDSEIEIIDSEDTELTTNISTSHFETEVEEQIDNYDSNKSNIRDVKAIDSVIKYSSKFAKDITSNKENVGKKRTQINNVVKYDSEKTNVDNLGKINNSSRYQLLNDQKALESSNESIENKDESNTENGETTEATYVSLENSEEKVDITNKKVNSYTEEISVEQYQTTNDVSTTNGKDKEFEKTSSEISDDNERDRLENEKHSHEGAILTKLEENYSSEEVYHKSKDNNITHTDKEEFHSHEHPTIKNIESTVLSEDFPEYDYPMNQSDYNWDNIDDYKESGSIEDFTASIESNDHEQVTESYETATNSAEMENSESVEQEDSTTGVLKFIDELPRISKTESNTEKEIVSVEPSIQDYVDDNYEPHNYKEQEPLINTENPNDDKMEKDIKVVSINEKLSKNIDDIKTDNIKLEKEELAQEKDTKDFSKLIESNEQQLTIESTSKSTIEALTLSTLISSTMSSTTLSLTSLPSTSPTTLSISSLPPTTMPTITVPTVTVSTTTVPTIVPTMTIPTTTVPTTTSTTTTRSVPNLFKPFSLRKNYNYIPPTTTPNPVIIKSRLPLFNPKPAKPPKSYNELVPKPVIRKLTLPTRRPPTTVPTSTVKKNEELNIESTTIKYVENLSGTQIVTSSTDSTDSQSLNSNIENFTSYPLSRLSTLPAVTDVTSYNSDTNNISDTTETSTITKDIINEDIMDISTIPTVIPTVTDKEYIDEKKHTETAEITTSVTTGYYFNDVTVTTTENVHSSNHPISTPSSTIIENVDKIPSLESNRRLKDKSFSISKIYGSFNCLEREMYRFYGDMRDCRLFHYCSPGFTPKQVLDFRFVCEEGTIFDEESQSCRHDIRSTKCPNRLW is encoded by the exons ATGTTTCATGTATGCACGATCGGTCAGAAAG ACTTGGTTTCAGACGAGATTATGGACATAAGGTTCCTTTGTTTGAATGGAACCATCTTCGATCAGGAGACTAGAGTCTGTGAACGTGTCGACGAGGTTGATTGCAGTAAGAGCGAGCAGTTTTATAATCTGAATTTGGAGCTCTATGGCAACAATGCCGTCACATTTGG CTTACACGAGAGCGACGACGAAGATAATCCTTCAGAATCCGTGGAAAATAATCAACGTACTACCTCGGTACATCCTACAGCTGGCACTACAACGACTACAACATCACGACCAAGTAAACCATCTACTACAACGGCTAGAGGTTCATATCAACACTCAACTGGATATCCACAACAACAGTTTAGACAAGGATATCATCATCAATACATCCTTCACAATGATGAGAGAAACGATAATCAAGCGACTTCCTATCAATTGTTTAGTAATCAAGGTGTTAGTTCTACAACCGTCCAAGAAGTACCTCAGGCTCATCAAATTAGATTCAGTTCTACTGCAAGTCCACAAATTATTCGTAACGAACCATCAACTATATCGCCACTCTTTCATATTACATCATCGACTATTCAAACTTTATTGGATAGAAATCCGAGTAATCCGGCATTGATAAAtccaatttataataatcatggAATTGTCAGTACTACAGAATCTTTTAACGTGCATAATCCACGAGATACGTCCGAGTATCGTGACAATGAACATCGTAAGCATAGTATAACTCCTTTAGAAGCTATCCAATCAACCAACAAAGGAAAG GTTTCTAAATTATCGATATCTCCAGTACCCTCACAACAAGAGGAACAGAAAGATAGTCAAACTTCGTCCCAGCAAAGAATTTCTTCGAACATACTTCCTACTCCGGCTAGCGTTGAAACAacgattaaatctttttatccaACTCCAAGGACATCGCCGAAACCTTTACCATCGACATCTTCTAATGGACAAATTATTCAACACATTCATGTTCCACCTCCTATTCCAGTTCCACAGTTAAAGCCACATCATATAACCATAAATCTACCACCGCCAGATATTCAAAGGATTATACAAAATCCACCACCACCCTTGCTACCTTCCCAATCTAGGGTGATTGTTACAGCTAAAGCTAGTGTTAGCGATGAAACAGGAAGACCTCTTAACACTACGCAATTAGTAACTATACCTCTTCCTACGATTCCGGCTACTTATGACGATTACAAGGAAGGAGATGAATCGTTTGATCCGTTTTATCGCGACGTACCTAAACTTCGCAATCATCGTCGTGCTATTTTACGTAAAGTTGAAAAAGgtcatagaagaaaaagatttttaacgGAACTCGACGATTCTTCTACAACttataaagaaacgaatttaaaCTCGAGAGTTCATGGTGTAGATTCAGTAGATAGAAATTTAAGACGCTTGAAACGTACCAGTATATTTGATGATAAACGattgaaagaagatagaaaaatcgatataagaAATAGCGATGGTAATAAAAATGCCGAGAAAAATTCCGAGTCGCGTGTTAGAATTAAAAATGGTCATACTCTTGAAGATTTAGAAACGAAAGCTTCTCgtcatataaatttaaattcggatgaagaagaagaagaggaggaggaggaggaggaggaggaagaggaagaggaggaggaggaggagaaggatcaggatgaaaaaatatttgaacacGTACAAAAAGAATCTgaagaaaatgtagaaaatattcatagTTCTAGTATAGAAGTATTGGATCTCAATGAATATACAGATTCTGAAACAGATTCCAACGTAGATACAACAACTGAGTTAGCTGCatcaattaataataccaATACGAATGATGATAATAGTTTTGAGGTAACATGGTTTTTGAATAGTAATACTACTAAAACTCCAGATGTAGATTCAGATATAGTTTCATATAACGATTCAGATAAgttcaataaaaatgaacaggaaagagaaattaaaatagtttCTGATATGGGAATTAAACGTATTACGAATAGTGATATATTTACGTCGGAAGaagatagtaataaaaatgtagataAAAAATCATCTACAAATAAAATAGCTAAACCTCTTAGTATCGTTAGAAATTCTAATATCTCTTCTGTGGATAAAAAAGAACCAGAAACAACAAGTTATGGTAATccagaagataaaataataaatgataataaagattatttatatgatgAGGAGGATGATGAAGTGGAAAATCATTCAGAAAGAACTGacaaaaaatctaataacgaGAAGATAATTTCTTCCAAGATAATGGAAGATTTAATTACTACTACTGAGATTGTTGATACTTCTAGAATTGATACTCCAACAAAGAAACTTCATTCGAGGATATCtagaagaaaaatgtctgCAAAAAGAAAgcatcaaaaagaaaatgatagtgagattgaaattattgattCTGAAGATACTGAACTAACGACAAATATATCTACCTCTCATTTTGAAACAGAAGTTGAAGAACAGATAGACAATTATGATTCTAATAAGTCTAATATACGAGACGTAAAAGCAATCGATTCTGTGATAAAGTATAGTTCTAAATTTGCAAAAGATATAAcatcgaataaagaaaatgttggaAAGAAACGTACGCAAATTAATAACGTAGTCAAATATGATTCCGAAAAAACGAATGTAGATAAtttaggaaaaataaataattctagtAGGTATCAATTACTAAATGATCAGAAAGCATTAGAATCATCAAATGAAAGTATAGAGAATAAAGATGAATCTAATACAGAAAATGGAGAAACTACGGAAGCAACGTAtgtttctttagaaaattctgaagaaaaagtagatattACTAATAAGAAAGTCAATTCTTATACAGAAGAGATTTCAGTGGAACAATATCAAACTACAAATGATGTATCAACGACGAATGGTAAGGATAAAGAATTTGAGAAAACTTCAAGTGAAATTTCTGACGATAACGAACGTGATcgtttagaaaatgaaaaacattcTCACGAAGGAGCAATTCTGACGAagttagaagaaaattattcgtctGAAGAAGTATACCACAAAagcaaagataataatattacacatacggataaagaagaatttcaCTCGCATGAACATcctacgattaaaaatatagaaagtacAGTTTTAAGTGAAGATTTTCCTGAATATGATTATCCTATGAATCAATCAGATTATAACTGGGATAATATAGACGATTATAAAGAATCTGGTAGTATAGAAGATTTTACCGCTTCGATAGAATCCAACGATCATGAACAAGTAACAGAGTCATATGAAACTGCAACTAATTCTGCAGAAATGGAAAATTCTGAATCAGTTGAACAGGAAGATAGTACGACAGgtgttttaaaatttattgacgAGTTACCAAGGATAAGTAAAACGGAAAGTAAtacggaaaaagagatagtCTCTGTTGAACCTTCTATACAAGATTACGTTGATGATAATTATGAGCCACATAATTATAAGGAACAAGAGCCTCTGATAAATACTGAGAATCCAAATGACGATAAGatggaaaaagatattaaagttGTAAGTATTAATGAAAAGTTATCAAAGAATATAGATGATATTAAAAcggataatattaaattggagaaagaagaactaGCACAAGAAAAGGACactaaagatttttcaaaattgatTGAAAGTAATGAACAGCAATTGACTATCGAATCAACTTCAAAGAGCACAATAGAGGCGTTGACATTATCAACGTTGATATCATCAACAATGTCATCAACTACATTATCACTAACATCTTTGCCATCAACGTCACCAACTACGTTATCAATATCATCTTTACCACCAACAACAATGCCAACAATAACTGTACCAACAGTGACTGTATCAACAACAACTGTACCAACAATTGTACCAACAATGACTATACCAACTACGACTGTACCAACAACAACTTCAACCACAACTACTCGTTCTGTACCCAATCTCTTTAAACCTTTTTCActtagaaaaaattacaattatattccTCCAACAACAACACCAAATCCAGTGATCATAAAATCGAGACTACCTCTGTTTAATCCAAAACCAGCGAAACCGCCAAAATCTTATAATGAGTTAGTACCAAAGCCAGTTATTAGGAAACTTACTCTACCAACTCGAAGACCACCTACTACTGTGCCTACAAGCActgtaaaaaagaatgaagaattaaatattgaaagtaCGACGATTAAATATGTAGAAAATTTAAGCGGAACTCAAATTGTCACATCATCTACTGATAGTACAGATTCACAATctttaaattcaaatattgaaaatttcactTCATATCCATTATCAAGATTATCAACACTCCCCGCTGTAACAGATGTTACTTCCTACAACAgtgatacaaataatatttcagataCTACAGAAACAAGTACAAttacaaaagatataataaacgaaGATATCATGGATATATCGACTATACCAACGGTTATTCCCACTGTGACAGATAAAGAATACATAGATGAAAAGAAGCATACAGAGACAGCAGAAATTACAACTTCTGTGACTACTGgctattattttaacgatgtAACAGTTACTACAACTGAAAATGTACATTCTAGTAATCATCCAATCTCTACACCTAGTTCAACTATAATTGAAAATGTGGATAAAATTCCATCTTTAGAATCGAATCGACGATTGAAAGACAAGTCGTTCtccatttcaaaaatatatggCAGCTTTAATTGTCTggaaagagaaatgtataGATTTTATGGTGACATGAGAGATTGTCGACTATTTCATTACTGCTCTCCTGGTTTTACTCCAAAGCAAGTCTTAGATTTTCGCTTTGTTTGTGAAGAAGGTACTATTTTCGATGAAGAAAGTCAAAGTTGTCGACATGACATTAGAAGTACCAAGTGCCCTAATAGACTGTGGTAA